One region of Limnothrix sp. FACHB-406 genomic DNA includes:
- a CDS encoding 2TM domain-containing protein: MPPRWPREPDRADPEYRKLDDRMTFATHVAIFAASNSGLWFFETLNRASDPWAVWVTLGWLGALTLHGVYIFAIADYSA, from the coding sequence ATGCCTCCCCGTTGGCCCCGTGAACCCGATCGCGCCGATCCTGAATATCGCAAACTCGACGATCGGATGACCTTTGCGACCCACGTGGCGATTTTTGCCGCCAGTAACTCGGGTCTGTGGTTTTTTGAAACCCTGAACCGGGCGAGTGATCCTTGGGCCGTTTGGGTCACCCTGGGCTGGTTGGGAGCCTTGACCCTCCATGGGGTTTATATCTTCGCGATCGCGGACTATTCCGCTTAG
- a CDS encoding tetratricopeptide repeat protein, whose translation MRGLWLGGLVWLLGAIPAIALPQPVRSAQPAQSPTDLPSKPAADRLLQQGIQQYRTGQFRAALQSWEAALQIYRALRSQSGEASALGNLGNAYNALGQYQRAIEYHEQSLALDRQRGNLQGVAQSIHNLGNAYQSLGDYQRAITYYEQSLAIERQLGNQSGLADSLGSLGNVYNRLGQYQRAITYYEQALEIDREIGNQRGISATLGSLGLAYQSLGSYQRALDYYEQSLVLNRQLSDRQGEAISLGSLGTIYNLLGQYQRSINYQEQALAIKREIGDRNGEAISLSNLGQIYNSLGQQQRSIDYQEQALAIKREIGDRNGEAISLNHLGNIYNNLGQHQQAINYYEQALAIQRAIGDQESEAVVLSSLGNSYYDLGQYQRAITYHEQSLAIKRKIGNQSGVAYSLTVLGMAYHALNQYQRAIEYYEQSLAIARAIGDREVAAMTFSNLGFANFYTNRLAESAKALQSSLDLLEAIQADLGQNDRDRTSLLETQQNVYQALQQTLIAMNQATEGVVVADRGRARSLLSFLQSNPESKNSSLTAAEMQSIAQQQKGTIIHYSAVWGELYIWVIPPQGAIAFRKVPLPESAKGLGQTAEALRNSAVTLRLISMRGNDQGLSDLANQLRGTGNERITENPTDLRQGYDLLIKPIADLLPTETGSKLIIIPHRELAVVPFAALRDESGKFLIDRHTLAFAPSVSVLAEAARRPQTSNGPALVVGNPNPMPDNLNPLQGAEAEARAIAQILNATPLIGAQATESQVKERIDRAGLLHFATHGVVPRTVDGGLESWLALVPGGNEDGRLTIAEIFDRNLQARLAVLSACDTGRGTVSGEGVIGLARAFLKAGVPTVVASLWKVPDEPTALMMQAFYAERAAGSDPAVALRSAMLQVREQYPGPQNWAAFVAIGDTN comes from the coding sequence ATGCGTGGACTCTGGTTGGGCGGGTTGGTGTGGCTGTTGGGCGCAATCCCCGCGATCGCCCTGCCCCAGCCGGTTCGATCGGCACAACCCGCCCAGTCGCCTACGGATTTGCCCTCCAAACCAGCGGCCGATCGGCTGTTGCAACAGGGAATTCAACAATACCGAACCGGTCAGTTTCGGGCGGCCCTTCAGTCCTGGGAAGCCGCACTACAGATTTATCGCGCCCTTCGGTCTCAGAGCGGGGAAGCATCGGCTCTCGGTAATTTGGGCAATGCCTATAATGCTTTGGGTCAATACCAACGCGCCATCGAGTATCACGAGCAGTCCCTAGCGCTCGATCGCCAACGGGGCAATCTCCAGGGAGTCGCCCAGTCAATCCATAACCTGGGCAATGCTTATCAATCCCTCGGAGACTATCAACGCGCCATTACCTATTACGAACAATCTCTGGCGATCGAGCGTCAACTGGGCAATCAATCCGGTCTGGCCGATTCCCTCGGCAGTTTGGGCAATGTCTATAACCGTTTGGGACAATATCAACGTGCCATTACCTATTACGAACAAGCCCTAGAAATTGACCGCGAGATCGGCAATCAACGAGGAATTTCTGCAACTCTGGGAAGTTTGGGATTAGCCTACCAATCCTTGGGAAGCTATCAGCGTGCCCTTGATTATTATGAGCAATCGTTAGTCCTCAATCGCCAATTGAGTGATCGCCAGGGAGAAGCGATTTCACTCGGTAGTCTTGGCACTATTTACAATCTACTGGGTCAATATCAGCGATCGATCAATTATCAAGAACAAGCCCTGGCGATTAAGCGCGAAATTGGCGATCGCAACGGAGAAGCTATTTCTCTAAGTAATCTTGGTCAAATTTACAATTCTCTCGGTCAGCAGCAACGATCGATTGATTATCAAGAACAAGCCCTGGCGATTAAGCGCGAAATTGGTGATCGCAACGGAGAAGCCATTTCTCTAAATCATTTAGGCAATATTTATAACAATCTGGGTCAGCATCAGCAAGCGATTAATTATTACGAGCAAGCCTTAGCCATTCAGCGGGCGATCGGCGATCAAGAAAGTGAAGCCGTGGTTTTGAGCAGCTTGGGCAACAGTTACTATGACCTTGGGCAATATCAACGCGCCATTACCTATCACGAACAATCCTTAGCGATTAAACGCAAAATTGGCAACCAATCAGGAGTCGCTTACTCCCTGACTGTCCTCGGAATGGCTTACCACGCTCTTAATCAATATCAGCGTGCCATTGAATATTACGAACAGTCCTTGGCGATCGCCCGAGCCATTGGAGATCGCGAGGTGGCAGCCATGACATTCAGCAATCTTGGTTTTGCCAATTTCTATACCAATCGCTTGGCAGAATCCGCCAAAGCGTTGCAGTCCAGCTTAGATCTGTTGGAAGCAATTCAAGCTGATTTGGGCCAGAACGATCGCGATCGCACCTCACTTCTAGAAACCCAACAAAATGTTTATCAAGCTTTGCAACAAACCTTGATCGCCATGAATCAAGCGACTGAAGGGGTTGTCGTTGCCGATCGTGGTCGGGCCCGCTCCCTACTTTCCTTTTTGCAGTCTAATCCTGAATCTAAAAATTCATCTCTTACGGCTGCTGAAATGCAGTCGATCGCCCAACAGCAAAAGGGCACAATTATTCACTATTCCGCCGTTTGGGGAGAGCTATATATTTGGGTGATTCCGCCTCAGGGGGCGATCGCCTTTCGGAAAGTTCCCTTACCCGAATCCGCAAAAGGTCTGGGTCAAACGGCTGAAGCTTTGCGAAACAGTGCGGTTACCCTGCGATTAATCAGTATGCGGGGCAATGATCAAGGCCTGAGTGATCTTGCGAATCAATTACGAGGAACGGGCAACGAACGGATTACTGAAAATCCCACAGATTTACGACAAGGCTATGACCTGTTGATCAAGCCGATCGCTGATTTATTACCCACAGAAACGGGCAGCAAATTGATCATCATTCCCCATCGTGAATTGGCGGTGGTTCCCTTTGCGGCCCTGCGGGATGAGTCGGGCAAATTTTTGATCGATCGCCACACTCTGGCCTTTGCGCCTTCGGTGTCGGTGTTGGCGGAAGCGGCCCGCCGTCCCCAAACCAGCAACGGCCCGGCACTGGTTGTGGGAAATCCCAATCCGATGCCGGACAATTTGAACCCGTTGCAGGGCGCAGAGGCGGAGGCCCGGGCGATCGCCCAAATCCTGAATGCCACGCCTTTAATTGGGGCCCAAGCCACCGAATCGCAGGTGAAAGAACGGATCGATCGCGCGGGTCTGCTGCATTTTGCGACCCATGGGGTTGTGCCCAGAACGGTTGATGGCGGGTTGGAAAGTTGGTTGGCTCTGGTTCCCGGCGGCAATGAGGACGGGCGATTGACGATCGCGGAAATTTTCGATCGCAACTTGCAAGCGCGGCTAGCGGTGCTGAGTGCTTGCGACACGGGCCGAGGAACCGTCAGCGGTGAAGGGGTGATCGGTTTGGCACGGGCGTTTCTCAAGGCCGGTGTGCCGACGGTGGTGGCGAGTCTCTGGAAAGTGCCGGACGAACCCACGGCGCTGATGATGCAAGCGTTCTATGCAGAGCGAGCAGCGGGCAGTGATCCGGCGGTGGCGTTGCGATCGGCCATGTTGCAGGTGCGGGAGCAATATCCCGGGCCCCAAAACTGGGCGGCCTTCGTGGCGATCGGGGATACGAACTAA
- a CDS encoding translocation/assembly module TamB domain-containing protein produces MQSPGNLPDREPDQPSELEPSPPGSRRPQRNRRSLWRWVGRAAVLGSIGLVAGGLGFGWYWLHYRFSDFLSAALSDALMRPVKVGPLTGLSLGGLTFGESALLPTAQDPDQAKAGAVEARFDFWSIAQLPNLLGDRVIPIAITFRDPSVYVEQTNDGNLFEVRLKSGPKPPFDLRPSRFEFQNAQVTLVPAPALVNRPRRSTPPLPVKIVASGSADLEQWRAGQPELARFSVLGTVGQVRPGQFDLKGEFKIPTQELAVRSRLQNLDVTGLAQAMPAPMTIERGRVDGVADGRYQLGKSIPALQGTLQLRDWRITSPLVPKPMALATGRLRLRGPVVTLDQTQGQYGSLQAIANGPVDFSGTVLNLQNPLKTTLEAQYDVTLRAEALRPADLATTLDQTLPLPIVGPVEVNARLRGTLDRPQITGNFVSVGGLRVDRLAFRRVQGNFSAIGQESEPPKNSPLRLFENWQSRLVRAFPLAARLDRLRVEPTAGGAITADGSARLLANGALDRLGIDRLSADWRVQDLPLAPIAQAYGLNLPQDPGPVSVTGRSRGNLTALDTEARTELLGGQITTAVQLRDRAWAGSARLQNLQVGRVIPQLSGQLTATAQARGTLDRPLTGLAVQAAGNLQNLAGGKLDWAAQATGDRWQLQTQLAGIQLARIVPQATGQLSSQVTAQGTVAGLLARNPASIAAQVTGQLRPGDRSSLLTVAQANYLNQRLPIDFAARWDGQAIRLDRAVGPGLRAEGSLFPSIPPQLAGLPTLRHLDLQVAVQNVNLEPLPGLVPNLIPAGVRDAFRDRPLLAGRANFTGQINGPLAGLRAIGTANLVGLEAAGANFNLLMSGPVDVSLHRGLSIDLRGESDRLALRLDRQFLPTGLDLQWQGATATGRRQGRDFLAELANLQLERLRWPAALTEPAGIPRGTIAARARLNLDRFTAQGQISAEQPGVGVAFGDRFTGLFGYANNRAVLTDGKLTQGDSEYLVGAELVVAADPRFKGQVQARNGKLETLIRILQLTDFESAAQWAKKLRPPTYAAAAQVAPLAVEMADQPLSQQLRKLAEIKALLNQSIADRCNASPIANLDRIRGGFGANLTFNGSVQTGIAAKFNLSGRDWSWLPEEACSLAQVALNADQVDIRGDFQDNTLTLAPLEFRRNDILLAFAGQIGKTQSGQFQLTNFPAESLENIPQVRELYGRTGLPRLSGRVNITAALAGTIDDPRAVGQVVLNSGKLNNTPIETATSNFSYAQARLNFSSAVAVQGSQDKDPIAITGSIPQKLPFAKVEPDNDSLRLNAELEDKELGLASLLIPQFQWLGGQGRVRLSVGGTLAQPQATGEAQFANAAIGLQGLSQTITNINGQATFTGDRLVVNGINGAFGQGQIRLAGILPIADTKALGPNDSPLNVALDQLQLNVRDLYEGGVNGQISITGTALKPIVGGSLGLVNGRVILPTDPAALMASTPNAATVGISPRFQNLQVNLGRGLQILKLPVLNFLAEGGLELNGTLADPRPSGRIRLQRGLINLFTTQFTLERGEPQFAEFRPRSGLDPYLDVKMVAFVPDSSRNPLQTDNTSGFNPAEIRESVVGSMGSARTVRIKATVQGRASQLLDQIRLTSRPARSEAQILALIGGSLINTFDDRSGGAVVLANLAGAGLLNNIQTNIASAIGLTDFRIYPTTVTARPRGDNNRNDRATALGLGIEAGIDLNNNLSVSIAQIISEINNTTRLNLDYRLNDDTVIRGSTDFAGESRLSVQFERRF; encoded by the coding sequence ATGCAGTCGCCAGGAAATTTGCCCGATCGGGAGCCGGATCAGCCCTCCGAGCTTGAGCCATCCCCCCCCGGATCGCGCCGTCCCCAAAGGAATCGAAGATCCCTGTGGCGTTGGGTGGGACGGGCGGCCGTTTTGGGGTCGATCGGGCTGGTGGCCGGGGGGCTGGGGTTTGGTTGGTATTGGCTGCACTATCGATTTTCGGATTTTTTGTCCGCGGCCCTCAGCGATGCCCTGATGCGGCCGGTGAAGGTGGGGCCCCTGACGGGATTGTCCTTGGGCGGGCTGACCTTTGGGGAATCGGCCCTGTTGCCCACCGCGCAGGATCCTGACCAGGCGAAGGCCGGTGCGGTTGAGGCCAGGTTTGATTTTTGGTCGATCGCCCAGTTGCCTAATTTGCTAGGCGATCGCGTCATCCCGATCGCGATTACCTTTCGGGATCCGTCGGTGTATGTGGAGCAAACCAACGACGGCAATTTATTTGAAGTGCGCTTGAAGTCGGGCCCTAAGCCGCCCTTTGATCTGCGTCCCAGTCGTTTTGAGTTCCAAAATGCCCAGGTGACCTTGGTGCCTGCGCCGGCCTTGGTGAATCGGCCCCGGCGATCGACCCCGCCGTTGCCCGTGAAGATTGTGGCTTCCGGTTCGGCGGATTTGGAGCAGTGGCGTGCTGGCCAGCCGGAATTGGCGCGGTTTTCGGTGTTGGGAACCGTGGGGCAAGTGCGGCCCGGACAGTTTGACCTCAAAGGAGAGTTCAAAATTCCGACCCAGGAGTTGGCGGTGCGATCGCGCCTACAAAACCTGGATGTGACTGGATTGGCCCAGGCCATGCCCGCCCCTATGACGATCGAGCGGGGACGGGTGGACGGGGTGGCCGATGGGCGATATCAATTGGGGAAAAGCATTCCGGCGCTTCAGGGCACGCTGCAACTGCGAGATTGGCGCATCACCAGCCCCCTCGTACCCAAGCCCATGGCCCTGGCCACGGGCCGGTTGCGGTTGCGGGGGCCCGTCGTGACGCTGGATCAGACCCAAGGTCAATATGGGTCCTTGCAGGCGATCGCGAATGGGCCGGTGGATTTTTCGGGAACGGTGTTGAATCTGCAAAATCCCCTCAAAACCACCCTGGAGGCTCAATATGATGTGACGTTGCGGGCGGAGGCATTGCGGCCGGCGGATCTGGCAACCACGCTCGATCAGACCTTGCCTCTCCCGATCGTGGGGCCGGTGGAGGTGAATGCCAGGCTACGGGGAACGCTCGATCGCCCGCAAATTACCGGCAATTTCGTCTCGGTGGGCGGCTTACGGGTCGATCGCCTGGCCTTTCGGCGCGTTCAGGGCAATTTCTCCGCGATCGGCCAAGAATCGGAACCGCCCAAAAATTCGCCCCTTCGCCTGTTTGAAAATTGGCAAAGTCGGTTAGTGCGGGCCTTTCCCCTGGCGGCCCGGCTCGATCGGCTGCGCGTTGAACCAACGGCCGGGGGTGCAATCACCGCCGATGGTTCGGCCCGTCTGTTGGCGAATGGGGCCTTGGATCGGTTGGGCATCGATCGGCTGTCGGCCGATTGGCGGGTTCAGGATTTGCCCCTGGCCCCGATCGCCCAAGCCTATGGCCTGAATTTACCCCAGGATCCGGGGCCGGTCTCCGTCACGGGGCGATCGCGCGGCAACCTAACCGCGCTGGACACGGAGGCCCGCACGGAACTGCTGGGCGGGCAAATCACAACGGCGGTGCAACTGCGCGATCGGGCTTGGGCCGGTTCGGCCCGGCTGCAAAATCTGCAAGTGGGGCGGGTGATTCCGCAACTCTCGGGTCAATTGACCGCCACAGCCCAAGCTCGGGGCACTTTAGATCGCCCCTTGACGGGTTTGGCTGTCCAGGCGGCGGGCAACTTGCAGAATTTAGCCGGTGGCAAGCTGGATTGGGCCGCCCAGGCCACGGGCGATCGTTGGCAATTGCAAACCCAATTGGCGGGCATTCAGTTGGCGCGGATTGTGCCCCAAGCCACCGGACAACTCAGCAGCCAGGTCACGGCCCAAGGAACCGTGGCCGGCCTGCTGGCCCGCAATCCTGCTTCGATCGCGGCCCAAGTGACGGGGCAACTGAGGCCGGGCGATCGCTCCAGTTTGTTAACCGTTGCCCAAGCCAACTACCTCAACCAACGGCTGCCGATCGACTTTGCGGCCCGTTGGGATGGGCAAGCGATTCGGCTCGATCGGGCTGTGGGGCCCGGGTTGCGGGCTGAAGGGTCTTTGTTTCCCAGCATTCCCCCACAACTGGCCGGCTTGCCCACCCTCCGCCATCTGGATTTGCAAGTGGCGGTGCAAAACGTCAATTTGGAACCCCTGCCCGGTTTGGTTCCTAATCTAATTCCGGCCGGGGTGCGGGATGCGTTTCGCGATCGGCCCCTGTTGGCGGGGCGGGCGAATTTTACCGGCCAGATTAATGGCCCTCTAGCTGGTTTACGGGCGATCGGGACGGCCAACTTGGTGGGGCTGGAAGCGGCGGGCGCAAACTTTAACCTGCTGATGAGTGGGCCCGTAGACGTGAGCTTGCATCGGGGATTGTCGATCGACCTGCGGGGCGAGTCCGATCGCCTGGCCCTGCGGCTCGATCGACAATTTCTACCCACCGGCTTAGATCTGCAATGGCAAGGGGCCACCGCCACCGGCCGCCGCCAAGGGCGAGATTTCTTGGCCGAGCTGGCGAATTTGCAATTGGAGCGGTTGCGTTGGCCCGCGGCCCTCACGGAACCGGCCGGCATTCCCCGAGGGACGATCGCCGCCCGAGCACGCCTGAACCTCGATCGCTTCACCGCCCAGGGGCAAATCAGCGCCGAACAACCGGGCGTGGGAGTGGCCTTTGGCGATCGATTTACCGGCCTGTTTGGGTATGCCAACAACCGCGCCGTGCTGACCGATGGCAAGTTGACCCAAGGGGACAGTGAATATCTGGTGGGGGCGGAGTTGGTGGTGGCCGCTGACCCGCGCTTCAAGGGCCAGGTGCAAGCCCGCAACGGCAAACTGGAAACCCTGATTCGGATCCTGCAACTAACGGATTTTGAATCCGCGGCCCAATGGGCCAAAAAACTGCGGCCGCCCACCTATGCCGCCGCTGCCCAGGTGGCTCCCTTGGCGGTGGAAATGGCTGACCAACCCCTTTCCCAGCAGTTGCGGAAGTTAGCGGAAATCAAGGCCCTGCTGAACCAGTCGATCGCCGATCGCTGCAATGCCAGCCCGATCGCCAATCTCGATCGAATCCGGGGCGGATTTGGGGCCAATCTCACCTTCAATGGCAGCGTGCAAACGGGCATTGCCGCCAAGTTCAATCTCTCGGGTCGCGACTGGAGTTGGTTACCGGAAGAGGCCTGTAGCCTGGCTCAAGTGGCCCTGAATGCGGATCAGGTGGATATTCGCGGCGACTTCCAAGACAACACCCTCACCCTAGCCCCCTTGGAATTTCGCCGCAACGATATCCTGCTGGCCTTTGCGGGGCAAATTGGCAAAACCCAATCGGGTCAATTTCAGCTCACCAACTTTCCCGCCGAATCCCTGGAAAATATTCCCCAAGTCCGTGAACTCTACGGCCGCACCGGTTTGCCCCGCCTCAGTGGCCGGGTGAATATCACGGCGGCCCTGGCCGGCACGATCGATGATCCAAGGGCCGTGGGGCAGGTGGTGCTCAACAGCGGCAAACTGAACAACACCCCGATCGAAACGGCCACCAGCAACTTTAGCTATGCCCAAGCGCGGCTGAATTTCAGCAGTGCCGTGGCGGTGCAAGGCAGCCAAGACAAAGACCCGATCGCGATCACCGGCAGCATTCCCCAAAAGCTCCCCTTTGCCAAGGTGGAACCGGATAACGACAGCCTGCGCCTGAATGCCGAATTGGAAGATAAGGAATTGGGGTTGGCGAGCTTGCTGATTCCACAATTCCAATGGCTGGGCGGCCAGGGGCGCGTGCGGCTGAGTGTGGGCGGAACCTTGGCCCAACCCCAGGCCACCGGAGAAGCCCAGTTTGCCAACGCGGCGATCGGGTTGCAGGGTCTCTCCCAAACCATCACCAACATCAACGGCCAGGCCACCTTCACGGGCGATCGGCTGGTGGTGAACGGCATCAACGGAGCCTTTGGCCAGGGACAAATTCGCCTAGCGGGCATCTTGCCGATCGCCGACACCAAAGCCCTAGGGCCCAATGATTCCCCCCTGAACGTGGCTTTGGATCAATTGCAGCTTAATGTGCGGGATCTCTACGAAGGAGGCGTGAATGGCCAAATCAGCATCACGGGCACGGCTCTCAAGCCGATCGTCGGCGGCAGCCTGGGCCTGGTCAATGGTCGGGTGATCTTGCCCACGGATCCGGCGGCCCTGATGGCCAGCACGCCCAATGCCGCCACGGTGGGGATCAGCCCTCGCTTTCAAAACCTGCAAGTGAATTTGGGCCGGGGTTTGCAAATTTTGAAATTGCCTGTCCTGAATTTCCTGGCGGAAGGGGGTTTGGAGCTGAACGGAACCTTAGCCGATCCGCGTCCCAGTGGCCGCATTCGACTGCAACGGGGCTTAATTAACCTGTTCACAACGCAATTTACCCTGGAGCGCGGCGAACCTCAATTTGCGGAATTTCGCCCCCGATCGGGTCTGGATCCTTACCTGGATGTGAAGATGGTGGCCTTTGTGCCCGACTCCAGCCGCAACCCTTTGCAAACGGACAATACCAGCGGCTTCAACCCCGCCGAAATTCGAGAAAGTGTGGTTGGATCCATGGGTTCCGCTCGCACCGTTCGGATCAAGGCCACCGTCCAAGGTCGCGCCAGCCAACTGCTCGATCAAATTCGCCTCACCAGTCGGCCCGCCCGCAGCGAGGCGCAAATTTTGGCCCTAATTGGTGGCAGCCTGATCAACACCTTTGATGATCGCAGTGGTGGGGCCGTGGTGCTGGCTAACTTGGCCGGCGCTGGGTTGCTCAACAACATTCAAACCAACATTGCCAGCGCGATCGGGCTGACGGATTTTCGGATTTATCCCACCACCGTCACCGCCCGGCCCCGGGGCGACAACAACCGGAACGATCGAGCCACCGCCCTGGGCCTCGGCATTGAAGCGGGCATTGACCTGAATAACAATCTCTCCGTTTCGATCGCTCAGATCATCTCGGAAATTAACAACACCACCCGCCTCAATTTGGACTATCGCCTCAACGACGACACCGTAATTCGCGGCTCCACAGACTTTGCGGGCGAGTCGCGTCTTTCGGTGCAATTCGAGCGCCGCTTTTAG
- a CDS encoding LysE family translocator: MTILATLPSVSVFTVVAAAAQGGFRPGVWTTLGIVLGDLLLILLAVFGLTLLVESLGSAFAIIRYLGGAYLVTIGCLLWRSTGRSTIHHDSLSEMEELEPTKTISVQPSNWGHFITGLAITLGDQKAVLFYLGFLPAFVNLKQLTTLDILILMAIAALAVGGVKLGYAYLASRARLRFGQRLGMMMNRVAAVIMIVVGLVVIFRS, encoded by the coding sequence ATGACGATCCTAGCCACATTACCCAGCGTTAGCGTGTTCACAGTGGTGGCGGCAGCGGCTCAAGGGGGATTCCGGCCAGGTGTTTGGACAACGCTGGGCATTGTTTTGGGGGATTTATTGTTGATTTTGCTGGCGGTTTTTGGGTTGACTCTGTTGGTTGAATCGCTGGGCAGTGCTTTCGCCATCATTCGGTATTTGGGCGGCGCTTATTTGGTGACGATCGGCTGTTTGTTGTGGCGTTCAACGGGGCGATCGACTATTCACCATGACTCCTTGAGTGAGATGGAGGAATTGGAACCCACTAAAACTATTTCTGTGCAGCCATCCAACTGGGGGCATTTCATCACCGGCTTAGCGATTACTTTGGGTGATCAAAAGGCTGTTTTGTTTTATTTAGGGTTCTTGCCAGCGTTCGTTAATTTGAAGCAATTGACAACCTTGGATATTCTAATTTTGATGGCAATTGCGGCGTTGGCAGTGGGTGGCGTTAAATTGGGATATGCCTATCTGGCAAGTCGCGCGAGGTTGCGTTTTGGTCAACGGCTGGGGATGATGATGAATCGGGTGGCGGCGGTGATCATGATTGTGGTGGGATTGGTGGTCATTTTTCGATCATAG
- a CDS encoding tyrosine-type recombinase/integrase: MAKLGGTSRKLIGSRPEPDRVDRPDLPLSPAHERLLALWLHGKSRHTRRYYQREALRFLAFVDCPIEQVSAIDVQGFLDELERDRLAPSSMGRSIAAIKSLLRFAHQMGLAPDNPAVAFKVPSTKDTLSERILSEAQVQEMLAAEPQLRNRLMLRLLYAAGVRASELCGLCWRDLQPRGDGGQVTVYGKGNKTRAVLLPPTLWQELQAYRESIEPLPHRQDPIFRSRKGGHLDPSQLMRIVRSAAQRVGIEANVSPHWLRHAHASHSLDRGAPIHLVQATLGHASIATTGRYLHARPQDSSGRYLDL, encoded by the coding sequence ATGGCGAAATTGGGTGGCACTTCTCGAAAATTGATCGGCTCACGGCCTGAACCCGATCGGGTCGATCGCCCTGATTTGCCCCTTTCGCCGGCCCATGAGCGGCTCCTGGCTCTGTGGCTCCATGGCAAAAGCCGCCACACCCGTCGCTATTACCAGCGGGAGGCCCTGCGATTTTTGGCTTTTGTGGATTGCCCGATCGAGCAGGTGAGCGCCATTGATGTGCAGGGGTTTTTGGATGAGTTGGAGCGCGATCGATTGGCTCCGAGCAGCATGGGCCGCTCGATCGCGGCGATTAAATCCCTGCTGCGGTTTGCGCATCAAATGGGCCTGGCTCCCGACAATCCGGCGGTGGCTTTTAAAGTCCCCAGCACGAAAGACACCCTTTCAGAGCGGATTTTAAGTGAAGCTCAGGTACAAGAAATGCTGGCAGCAGAACCCCAGCTCCGAAATCGATTAATGTTGCGATTGCTCTATGCGGCCGGGGTGCGGGCTAGTGAGCTTTGTGGACTGTGTTGGCGAGATTTGCAACCCCGAGGGGATGGGGGCCAAGTAACGGTCTATGGCAAGGGCAACAAAACCCGCGCGGTGTTGCTGCCGCCAACCCTTTGGCAAGAACTCCAGGCCTATCGCGAGTCGATCGAGCCGTTGCCCCATCGCCAAGACCCGATCTTTCGGAGTCGCAAGGGGGGGCATCTGGATCCCTCGCAACTGATGCGAATTGTGCGATCGGCGGCCCAGCGAGTGGGCATTGAGGCCAATGTTTCGCCCCACTGGTTGCGCCACGCTCACGCCAGCCACAGCCTCGATCGGGGTGCGCCGATTCACCTGGTGCAAGCCACCCTGGGCCATGCCAGCATTGCCACCACGGGCCGCTATCTCCATGCCCGCCCCCAGGACAGTTCCGGGCGCTATCTGGATCTTTAA
- the glyA gene encoding serine hydroxymethyltransferase, producing the protein MTRTNLDFLAESDPLVAEIIGLELQRQRDHLELIASENFTSAAVMAAQGSVLTNKYAEGLPAKRYYGGCEFVDRVEQLAIDRVKELFGAAWANVQPHSGAQANFAVFLTLLQPGDTIMGMDLSHGGHLTHGSPVNVSGKWFNVVQYGVSPETEQLDFDLIRKLAIEHKPKLIICGYSAYPRTIDFAQFRAIADEVGAYLMADIAHIAGLVAAGLHPNPLPYCDVVTTTTHKTLRGPRGGLILCRDEELGKKFDKSVFPGSQGGPLEHVIAAKAVAFGEALRPDFKTYAAQVITNAQAMGAQLQARGLKLVSGGTDNHLVLVDLRSIEMTGKEADRLLGEINITANKNTVPFDPQSPFVTSGIRLGSPAMTTRGMGAAEFTEIGDIIAERLINAADASVEDACRDRVAALCDRFPLYPHLRVALPALA; encoded by the coding sequence GTGACTCGCACGAACCTGGATTTTTTGGCCGAATCCGATCCCCTCGTGGCCGAAATTATCGGTCTCGAGTTACAGCGCCAGCGCGACCACCTGGAACTGATTGCCAGCGAAAACTTCACCTCGGCGGCGGTGATGGCGGCCCAAGGCTCGGTGCTGACCAACAAATATGCAGAAGGCCTGCCCGCCAAGCGCTACTACGGCGGCTGTGAATTCGTCGATCGGGTGGAGCAGTTGGCGATCGATCGCGTTAAGGAACTGTTCGGCGCGGCTTGGGCCAACGTGCAACCCCACTCGGGCGCGCAAGCCAACTTCGCCGTGTTCCTGACCCTGCTGCAACCGGGCGACACGATCATGGGCATGGACTTGTCCCATGGTGGCCACTTGACCCACGGTTCGCCGGTAAATGTGTCCGGTAAGTGGTTCAACGTGGTGCAGTACGGCGTGAGTCCCGAGACCGAGCAACTGGACTTTGACCTGATCCGCAAGCTGGCGATCGAACACAAGCCCAAGCTGATTATTTGTGGCTATTCCGCCTATCCTCGGACGATCGACTTTGCCCAATTCCGGGCGATCGCCGACGAAGTGGGCGCATACCTGATGGCGGACATCGCCCACATCGCCGGGTTGGTGGCCGCTGGCCTGCATCCCAACCCCCTACCCTACTGCGATGTGGTGACCACCACCACCCACAAGACCCTGCGCGGCCCTCGCGGTGGCTTGATCCTGTGCCGCGATGAGGAGTTGGGCAAGAAGTTTGATAAGTCGGTGTTCCCCGGCAGCCAAGGCGGCCCCCTGGAGCATGTGATTGCTGCCAAGGCCGTAGCCTTTGGGGAAGCCCTGCGCCCGGACTTCAAGACCTACGCTGCCCAGGTGATTACCAATGCCCAGGCTATGGGTGCTCAGTTGCAGGCGCGTGGTCTGAAGCTGGTGTCTGGCGGCACGGATAACCACTTAGTGCTGGTGGATCTGCGCTCGATCGAGATGACCGGCAAGGAAGCCGATCGCCTATTGGGTGAAATCAACATCACCGCCAACAAGAACACCGTGCCCTTCGATCCCCAATCGCCCTTTGTGACCAGCGGCATCCGGTTGGGTTCGCCGGCCATGACCACGCGCGGCATGGGTGCGGCGGAATTCACGGAAATCGGTGACATCATCGCCGAGCGGTTGATCAACGCGGCCGATGCGTCAGTTGAAGATGCCTGCCGCGATCGGGTGGCAGCCCTGTGCGATCGCTTCCCGCTCTATCCCCATCTGCGGGTGGCGCTGCCAGCCCTGGCTTAG